From Paenibacillus sp. FSL H8-0537:
CTCCTCCTTCAGCTTGATGCGAATGACGACCTTGAGACTATTCAGCTCGCCTCTAGACAGAAGCAAACCGCTATTTCTTCCATACGTTAAAATAATGCGCCTATGAATGTTCATCATGCCCGTCATTTCATAAGATTCTGTAGTACTGTCTAGGCGATTCTGTAAGGCTTCGATCTCGGTATCGCTCAATCGATTCCCGTTATTTTCCACTATAATCCGGGCCTCAGTCTGATCCAGCTCAAAAGCAACGCGAAGCAGTCCATCTTCCGTCATTTTCTCCAGACTATGCTCATATGCGTTTTCGATAATAGGCTGAATGATGAGCCTGGGCACACGGATATTCTCCATTTCCTTTGGCAAGTCATCAAACTCCACACGAATCCGTCTTGAAAACCGAAGCTTCTGAATTTCGGTGTACATGCGAGAGTGCCTCGTTTCCTCAGCCAGCAGCACATTATCCTCCCCATTACGGGTAATGAATCTAAAATATTCCCCTAGCATATTCGTAAATTCTTCAATGCGCTCCGTATCTCCCGTTCTGGCCAATGAATTGAGAATGAAAAAGCTGTTATAAAGAAAATGGGGATTGATTTGAGATTGAAGCTGCTTGAGCTCCGCCCGCTGCATCATCAGCTTTTGCTTAAAATCCTGATCAATAAGTGCCTGCAATTTATTCAGCATTTGGTTGAACCGATTATACAAATAGCCGAACTCATCCTTCTCCTCGTGCTCAATATGAATATCCAATGCACCTCCTTCCATTCTCCTAAAGCTCTGAACGAGAAGCAGCAATGGTTTATGAACGAATTTATAAGTTGAATAAGAATAGATAGCGATGGCAATGAAGGTCATGATCGCGAATAGCCATGCCCAGATTACGAATTTGCCCAGCGGTTTGCGTACCGTTTCCTCGGGCAAATACGAAGCAACGGTAACACCCAATTTATCGGAATGTGCTTTATCAATATGATACTTTTTGCCATCTATAACCAGCTTGGTCGTGCTGGCCTCTTCTACTTCTCTTATATCGCCTTGAAGCCTTCCACTTAATTCCTCGTCGCTCATCAATACAAATCCCGTCGTATCCGAAATAAGAAAAGATCCGCTTTCTGGATAAATATTGACTTGGTCCAACGCGTATCTCAGCTTTTCCCTATCCAATTCAATTTGTATGACGAATAGCGGCTCTTCTCCCTTCTTACCGCTATACTTGGAGGTGCTAAGATGAAGGGTGTTCTCCCACTTTACAAGTCGCTGCTCGCTCCTTCCAATACTGAAGCGAAAGAAATTGTACTTATCAACGTCAAGATCAGAGATCGCATTGCTAAACGAGATTGTTTTGTTAACAGGACGGATATGCACATAAACATCCTTAATGTATACACTACTATTTTTAAAGGAAGTTAAGCGACGGATTAAGTAATTTAAGCTCGCTCTTTTTTCAACATTGTCCATCATCTCCCAAGTGACAACGAGCCTATTTAATTCAGTATCTTCCAACAAGTCGAACTCCTGCAGCTCCATCCATTCGATTTCCCGATTAAGGGCTTCCAAATAATTGGTCAATTGCGCTTCAGAAGTTCTCGACAGGCCTTCGCTGGCATTTTTATAGCTCCAATTATACAAATATACGCCTAGCAGGATAATAGGAA
This genomic window contains:
- a CDS encoding histidine kinase, which encodes MLKFPAHSWRNTIFLRQVIIYLIVILPIILLGVYLYNWSYKNASEGLSRTSEAQLTNYLEALNREIEWMELQEFDLLEDTELNRLVVTWEMMDNVEKRASLNYLIRRLTSFKNSSVYIKDVYVHIRPVNKTISFSNAISDLDVDKYNFFRFSIGRSEQRLVKWENTLHLSTSKYSGKKGEEPLFVIQIELDREKLRYALDQVNIYPESGSFLISDTTGFVLMSDEELSGRLQGDIREVEEASTTKLVIDGKKYHIDKAHSDKLGVTVASYLPEETVRKPLGKFVIWAWLFAIMTFIAIAIYSYSTYKFVHKPLLLLVQSFRRMEGGALDIHIEHEEKDEFGYLYNRFNQMLNKLQALIDQDFKQKLMMQRAELKQLQSQINPHFLYNSFFILNSLARTGDTERIEEFTNMLGEYFRFITRNGEDNVLLAEETRHSRMYTEIQKLRFSRRIRVEFDDLPKEMENIRVPRLIIQPIIENAYEHSLEKMTEDGLLRVAFELDQTEARIIVENNGNRLSDTEIEALQNRLDSTTESYEMTGMMNIHRRIILTYGRNSGLLLSRGELNSLKVVIRIKLKEENEIA